The Capsicum annuum cultivar UCD-10X-F1 chromosome 1, UCD10Xv1.1, whole genome shotgun sequence sequence tcatattattcatcggaatatccattttttttaaaaataaattgtatCTAGATGAGTCGAATTGAatggttattttttaaaagaaaaaaaaaaactattttgccAGCCCTACTCATGCACGTAACACGATCATTTATCAATTATTGTAAATTAGTATAGGCCTCTCGTGCAACATGTTCTTGTTCCCCAACAAACACAACCAATTAATTAGACAAACACATCACAACAACAATGAAGTCAATGAACTGACCACCCTTCGTTAAGGATGTTCAAGAATAAATATAAACgtttaaaaagtaattttcaacacatatatatttcgtataattttttatatacattgtatattgattttttctttgaataatgtTCAGCTGACGACCCTTTATTGAATGTGGCTACACATACGACGAGTTTCACTATCAAAAAACTATGTTTACAGGAAGTTGCATTTGCATTCCTTAAACTATTTGATAAGTTTTTTCATGCCCTTATTTAATTTAGAGTACAATTATTTGGATTTGTATAGCAAGTGGAACATTAATAGTAAAATGTAGATAAAATCTCACATGTATCATAACCAAATTGGAGCAGAGATCTATAAATGTCTTAATAATTCACTAGTTGCTATACCTCTAATATGCCCCTTCCAGTATTAAAACGTTAAACAAAGTCTTCAAAGCCACTAAGGgccattttttttttggttttccatcttAGGTAACTTACCATATATGCACGATTACTAAATATACTTGTTCTTAATTAATTTGTGCAACATTAATTTTGATCTATCTgctaaaatagaaacaaaaaatacACGTGCATATGCATTAATTAAATTTCCTAATAAAGGTTTTTATCTATTCCAAGTTGACCTGCTGCTAACTGTTTATGACTACCACCTTTAAGATTATTACAATTTGTTATTACGCATACGTACGTACTCACGTTTTTCAGCTACATTATCAAACTTTTTGAAAAAATGCACTGTTTTTATtctaaactatacacgaaattgttaAGACACATCTGAAACTTTAAAAGGATCATATTattcctgaactaattaaaatcgtatttttggcaaccttagtgcctacatggcacatacgtgtgcctacgtAGACCTTCAGTGTGTTAATTCActgatgtgccacgtaggcactaagttttccaaaaatacggttttaattagtacggggataataggaccctcctaaagttcagGTATGCCTcaacaatttcgtgtatagttcaagGTGGGAACACAACATTTTCTCTAACCTTTTTAggtcttcttaatttttttcaattttcctaCTTACTTTGTGTACTTTATATACAAGTTGGACATGAAAAGTGTGATGGTTCCATTTCATCTACTACAACATTATAGTTCCTTAATGGGCAAATTCAGTTTCTTCATGAAATTAATTGACTTTACTTCCAAACAAAACCAATGAAAAAAAGACTAAATTCGTTGCACACCTTTGGATGTCATGCATCAATCATCATTTCTGTGGTCCTCGAAAGTTAGACCGTTTAATAAAATGCAATATATATATCTAGTGTAATTACATAAATGGAGTATGAGGAATGTTAGTGGCAGATTTAGGATTTAAGGATCGTGGGTGTTTGGGATCAGTGACCGAGTCAGGATTTTAATTGAGAgggttcaaaaataaatatacgaACCAGTCGAAGGGTGTTCAACctctactatatatgcataaataatatatacaaccatgtaaaaatagtataattttccgtcgaagggggttcggatgaaacCCCTGAAACAcatgtagctccgcccctgctCGGGATGTTCAAATACACATATTATCATCCAAAGTTTTAAGTTTCCGCCTAGAAATTAAAACACTCAGCTATCTTGTTGGTTTTATGGATGCTTTTATCCATCTTATACCtatttttatacatttcttatataattatacctattgAGCGTCAGATTTTACGAATGTCGGAGCACCATATATTTTATCGTAGGTCCGCCCCGAGGAAGGTGATTTGCATGGAGCTTTACCTCTACCTCGTAAAGTTAGAGAAAGTTAGGGAACACCTGAATGTGAATAAAATTCCATTTGTtgccaaattgagaaaatttaaacATTTGGATAACAAGCttgattaattaataataaatcatattgaattacataattaattctgaaaaaaaaataagcGTGTACTGTCCTTTTGCATTGTATTAGCGTAGTGGACTAATATGGAAATATTAGCTGCAGGAGAACTTCACTGACATACATCAAGAGGGAAAGTTTCTATTCATAATAATAAACCAAGTTGtaattaggagtgatattttTTCCCCTGCCATATGCCCATGTgctacttttcttttctttctattttgttTACAGCATGTTGTACATTAAATTTACACAGTTTGTATCTAGTGAAATTGTGTAAGTATGGTCTGGGAGGATGATGTATAGGTAGTCTGTTGTGAagttagagaggttgttttggatAAACACATGCTATATGAGAAAAAACAGTTTGTTGTGAGCTACAACAACACTAGATCTCTTTGTGAAATTGCACAAATGGGGGGCTCGGGAGGGTGGTGTATAAGCAGCCTTACTCCTAGCTTGGGAAATTAGATTATTTCGGATAAACACCAGGCCTATATATGAGAAAATTAACATTTTATTGACATAAGATAAGTCCAGACATTTTCAATGATTTCATCTTATCATGGGCTTCTGGGACATTTCATTGACATGGGCTTCTGGGATTGTAGATCTAGGATAAAGAATACCTTGAGGTCAAACTTTTcttagttatcccgggataaagAATGaaggtcgtttggttggaaacaaGTTATCTCGTGATAATTAATCTCGAGATTAGCTATCCCACCATATATGTGGGATAACGTATCCCATCACTAAGGCATAAATGGTAGGATAAATAATCCATTGATCAACTAATATCTCCAAccaaacatggaataaaataatcCTACATTTTACCCGGAACTATTATAACTTATACCTCAACAGCAAACGACGACGGACTTAGAAGTTGGGAAGTGCACACTGTGATGGACTTGGGTACACTGGATTGGGCTTAGCAGTTGAAGGGCACACTGTAATGAACTTGGGCACATTGGGAATCAATTCATATATAGGACAACTACTACAAGGCCTAATCAACAACCCATAAACCAGTTCCCTATTCTGCATTTACACCAAATTGGTTGTGACCAAGGACATTTGACTCAATAGGTGCTATATTGCACGAGTAGAGACCGGCTTGTACCCTAGTGTCATAGCCCAAGCCCATTGAGCCTTGGGCTACACCATCATCGAGACTAAAAGTCTTTCACTTTTTCCTTTCATTTCGATATGCGATTTACCTAAGTTGTAACATACAACTTCTTAGAAAGTTTGCCAACATAGAAACCTATTAATCCTTCTCTTCAATCCATCCTTGTGGTCCGCACTTTTTCACAAGCGTCACGCTAAATCAATCCGtttgaattttattaaaaaagtaatcatttgaatttgactcgACCTTTGTGACACGTTTACAATAGAAAAATACAAAGTGGGAGGTGTAGATTGTAGAGTGAAGAGTGTTTTCAAACTATCATATGCTTAAAACTACCTCATTAATGTTAAAAGGCCAAACAAAACAAAATCCATTGCATTTCAATCTACAAATTTCATCATCACAACACAAATCATATCCACAGAAAGTCTTAAAAGTAGCCATTTTAGCAATCGCCCAGACAAATAATACTATACTACGAGTACTACATCCAAAAATCACTATGTATCAACCACTCCCTACAACTCTTCAAAGCTCAACAAcatagcatcaaaatcaaaaactaaacaaattcaagaaaaaaacaaaaacaaaaaaatacagaCCTACAGAAATGAAAGCTAACTAATAGTCTAATACTACAATTTTATCCTTCCACATACTTTCAAGAACCAGAAATTAATAACTAATTTTTCATTTAGTCAAGATTATTGACTTCATTTACATCAATGCACAAGATCAAAAACTAACTAAAGAACTTTTAATCTATaattttaaacatgaattaaaataaagaattgtcggaaaaaaaaacactattttttaaataaactacAAGAGTaacacaaacaaattaaaaccaCAATACTATCATGCTAGTACCTCCAAAATGTCATCTTTTTCCTTACAACTGTTCACAACTCAACAATGTAACATCTAAAATCACAAACTgaacaaattcaaaaaacaaaaacaattctCCACAGAATTGAACTAGCTAACTAATACTACACAATCTTATCCTTCCACATACTTTCAAGAACTAATTTCTAATTAGTCAACATAATTGCAAGATCATTGACTTAACTTACATCAATGCACAAAATCAAAACTAACCCAAgaacttttttttccttcaatttgtGCACTGACTTTTCCCTCCACTGTCTTCTTCAGTCCTTCTGCATCTGCAACTTACAATTCCAACGAACACTTGTCAAATTTACTAAGCAATTCCCTATTCCGAAACCCAACAAGAAATTGAGCTAATGCTTCAAGAAAAACCGCCGCTTGATTAACATCTGTTACACTTAGTATATCGGAAATTACACTTCGCCGGAGCCGATTAGCATCGACGAAAACTCCGACGAGTTCTTCCATCTCCGCCGCCGCAGATTCGGCGATAACCCCTTTCATCTCCTCCTTAAGCCCTTCACATTTCCCCCATTCAATTGCTAGTTTTTCCACAAACGCCGCCTGCGCGTCACGTGCACGCGCCGATAGTGCAGGTACCATTAACCTTAACCCGCATTCGATTTGATCGACCCGATTGGTTAATCTCTTTGATGGACTCTTCCAAGCCATTACCATATCCCAATTTTGATGACTCGGGTCGAGGATTTCCTGGTCGATTTCGGATTGGGTAATGAATGAACGGAGGAGATTTATGAAGAGATATGGGTGTAAATCGCCGAGCCAGAGGAAGGGTTTTTCAAAGGGGTTTTTCCAATCAGGGTAAAGTAATTGCGAGACGTCGTTGGATGCGGCGAGATCGAGTGCTTCGTAGAATTTCAACAAGTGACGATGGATTACTTCGACATGGGAAGCTAAGAGAATTGGACTGGAAGTTGATGATGATGACATGGCATGACGGAGCTGAGGAAGGAAGGTATTCTTGAGAGCTTTGAACCATCCATCGTAGTAATCTTTGAATGGCTTCGCCGATTTCTTGAACCCCAAAAGCGCTGTAAAAATGAAATTGGTTAATATTCTTGAAAAGAAAAGTGTGAAATTGAATGTGTTactgtgtgtttgtgtgtgtaaaTGGAGGAGGAGTAAATGGTACTTACCAATGGCTTTGAACATTTTTGCAAAGAGGAGAATTGGCCCCTGGTTTTTCGCTGACGATGAagcgaagaagaagaagtaaggAGAGTGCAAAATTAGCGGGAAGTATTGTTATTGGTCTATTTATTTGTGCTGGTTGTGTATGGGCTGGGCTTCTGGCTTTGGCGGTTCgtagattttttttatagaaaaggGTATCATTGGGCCAATTACGTTACGTTAAGCCCAATGTATTGAATacaattttcttcattttttttttttgtataaataacataaatatcaccgcttttggaagtaattacactctctcccactttttttaattactttactctctccctattaatatacataacatagccaacatatacataacattctgtgtatatgttgggatttttgtaatatatttagggaggtgagattttttgtaatattgaaaacataagttgtgtatttgtgtaatttttagtcttcactctcttcctttttttttctttattagttaTATTTTGCACTAATTAATTCCTAATTAACCAttaaaatccttcaataattaTATCTTCTTCATCAATAAACCACCCCACCATCTCCatcagtcagttagagacttttcagacatTTAGACAgctagtcagtttatcagtattttgaaAAAATAGCACAGGCATACACCTTAACtcatcatatttacacaaattccaCCCtcacaaagtaattacaaaaatttaaactaattatatatcttcgtGGATGTATTTGAAGCTCATTATGTATCTCGACCGacccaaaatctaaaaaaatgtatcaggagctaattatgtatccttACAAAGGAAAAAGTATATCTTCGTTGGAAgtattatgtatctcaatagATCTAAAATCGAAAAagatatatcgggagctaattatatatttttacaaagGAAAATTTTGTATCTTTGTTAAATGTAtcgggagttaattatgtatcccgacagacccaaaattaaaatttttaataattatgtaaaatatcaaaaaattttgttgtttgtctcttttttttttttcttaaattgtattcaattttttgtttAACTAGTGAAAGGATGTTCAAATTAAAGAGGGAAATATAAACAGGGTCATTACATAAAGGGGACTAATGTGTTGGTAGTGTcatacgaactaaccgaaggaggttcaacatttactatatatatatataaagtaattttaatcatgtatatacaacataatttttcgCCGAAGGAGATTCAGATGAACCCCCTAACCCAAGGATAGCTCCGCCACTGTGTGTTGGGTGAAAAGTAGCTTGCATATGTGGTACAGCAAGGGGTGAACCCGTTGCGCGTGGCACTAGCAAAAGACACTCCTGAGAGTAGGTTCAGTAAAAATTTTAGTTTCAAAACATTAGCTCGGTGAAACGAAGCTACCAAGGTCTTGTTGTAATCGTCATCGGGAAAAAGACAGAAGTTTGCGACACAGACAAAAAGAGAATTTGTATCTCAATTATACAATAACacgacaaaaaagataaatatgtcAAATACATTCGTAAGATCGTGCTATAAGCATGAGGAATATTAGCTCGCACAACTAACGATGTTTCATGTAGAGTGTGGCCATTAGGCGTAGTAGTTTAGTGCTTGAGTGAAGCTTTTTTATTGGTCAATGTACAACCATTGTATCGAATACATAGTAGTATTCCCTCTAAATAGACGTTAcaaaacacaaattcaaattagTTAGGAtcctaatataaatattaaagattttatttttttatttttttaaaaaaa is a genomic window containing:
- the LOC107852643 gene encoding protein INAPERTURATE POLLEN1 → MFKAIALLGFKKSAKPFKDYYDGWFKALKNTFLPQLRHAMSSSSTSSPILLASHVEVIHRHLLKFYEALDLAASNDVSQLLYPDWKNPFEKPFLWLGDLHPYLFINLLRSFITQSEIDQEILDPSHQNWDMVMAWKSPSKRLTNRVDQIECGLRLMVPALSARARDAQAAFVEKLAIEWGKCEGLKEEMKGVIAESAAAEMEELVGVFVDANRLRRSVISDILSVTDVNQAAVFLEALAQFLVGFRNRELLSKFDKCSLEL